Proteins from a single region of Amorphus orientalis:
- a CDS encoding CbbQ/NirQ/NorQ/GpvN family protein, giving the protein MTLDAYRITDEPYYRPAGEEIAIFEAAWRERLPVMLKGPTGCGKTRFIEHMAWKLKVPLITVACHEDMTASDLVGRYLIDETGTVWHDGPLTLAVRHGAICYLDEVVETRQDTTVVIHPLTDARRILPLEKHNELVRAHPDFQLVISYNPGYQSAIKDLKESTKQRFCAIGFDYPSHEVEAAIVAQEAHVAPEIARQLVAIGTRSRNLEGHGLAEGASTRMLVHTGRLISQGLPMGQAVDTAIVMPVTDEPDVRAALSAAVQACMNP; this is encoded by the coding sequence ATGACCCTCGACGCCTACCGCATCACCGACGAGCCCTACTATCGCCCCGCGGGCGAGGAAATCGCGATCTTCGAGGCCGCCTGGCGGGAACGCCTGCCGGTCATGCTCAAGGGCCCGACCGGTTGCGGCAAGACCCGCTTCATCGAGCACATGGCCTGGAAGCTGAAGGTCCCGCTGATCACCGTCGCCTGCCACGAGGACATGACGGCAAGCGACCTGGTCGGCCGCTACCTGATCGACGAGACCGGCACGGTCTGGCACGACGGACCGCTGACACTCGCCGTCCGCCACGGCGCGATCTGCTATCTCGACGAGGTGGTGGAAACGCGCCAGGACACGACCGTCGTGATCCATCCGCTGACCGACGCGCGCCGCATCCTGCCGCTGGAGAAGCACAACGAGCTGGTCCGCGCCCACCCCGACTTCCAGCTCGTGATCTCCTACAATCCCGGCTACCAGAGCGCGATCAAGGACCTGAAGGAATCCACCAAGCAGCGCTTCTGCGCGATCGGTTTCGACTACCCGTCCCACGAGGTCGAGGCGGCGATCGTGGCGCAGGAGGCCCATGTGGCACCCGAGATCGCGCGCCAGCTCGTGGCGATCGGAACCCGCAGCCGCAATCTCGAGGGCCACGGGCTCGCCGAGGGCGCGTCGACCCGGATGTTGGTCCACACCGGCCGACTGATTTCCCAGGGCTTGCCGATGGGTCAGGCGGTCGACACCGCGATCGTCATGCCGGTGACCGACGAGCCCGACGTGCGCGCCGCGCTGTCCGCAGCCGTCCAGGCCTGCATGAACCCGTAA
- a CDS encoding carboxymuconolactone decarboxylase family protein, which yields MTDQNKTVGDLFEQGLELRRQVLGADYVDKSVNASNDFMMAFQHITTEWCWGYAWGRDTLDLKTRSMLNLAMLTALNRAAEVKLHVRGAINNGVTVEEIREVLLHATVYCGIPAGLDAFKAANEVLSEMKPDGWG from the coding sequence ATGACGGACCAGAACAAGACGGTCGGCGATCTCTTCGAGCAGGGGCTCGAGCTGCGCCGGCAGGTCCTCGGCGCGGACTATGTCGACAAGTCGGTGAATGCGTCGAACGACTTCATGATGGCGTTCCAGCACATCACGACGGAGTGGTGCTGGGGCTATGCCTGGGGCCGCGACACCCTCGATCTGAAGACCCGCAGCATGCTGAACCTCGCCATGCTGACCGCGCTCAACCGGGCGGCCGAGGTCAAGCTCCACGTCCGCGGCGCCATCAACAACGGCGTGACGGTGGAGGAGATCCGGGAAGTGCTGCTCCACGCCACGGTCTATTGCGGCATTCCCGCCGGCCTCGACGCCTTCAAGGCGGCGAACGAGGTGCTGTCGGAGATGAAGCCGGACGGCTGGGGTTGA
- a CDS encoding GntR family transcriptional regulator, which translates to MTVNEDLSMRVQTLPGLREQVAERLRMAIATGRFPAGARLIERELCEMMGVSRTSLREALRELQADGLITLQPNKGMSVSVVSESTARSIYEVRATLEGLAARLFARHASAEQIAALHQSVEQLAAVYDDFSAEAFIVAKTRFYDILLEGGGNEVAADMLRRIHTRVSQLRVVSLASEERARKSIGELRDFVAALEARDEERAFAICVAHVEAAAEAALKAIAPRDA; encoded by the coding sequence ATGACCGTCAACGAAGACCTGTCGATGCGCGTGCAGACGCTGCCGGGACTGCGCGAGCAGGTTGCCGAGCGGCTTCGCATGGCGATCGCGACCGGCCGCTTTCCGGCCGGCGCGCGGCTCATCGAGCGCGAACTCTGCGAGATGATGGGGGTGTCGCGCACCTCGCTCCGCGAGGCGCTGCGGGAGCTTCAGGCCGACGGTCTCATCACGCTGCAGCCCAACAAGGGCATGAGCGTCAGCGTGGTCAGCGAGAGCACCGCGCGGTCGATCTACGAGGTCCGGGCGACGCTGGAAGGGCTCGCGGCCCGGCTTTTTGCGCGCCACGCGAGCGCGGAGCAGATCGCGGCGCTGCACCAGAGCGTCGAGCAGTTGGCCGCGGTCTATGACGACTTTTCGGCCGAGGCCTTCATCGTGGCGAAGACCCGCTTCTACGACATCCTGCTGGAGGGGGGCGGCAACGAGGTCGCGGCCGACATGCTGCGCCGGATCCACACGCGCGTCTCGCAGCTGCGCGTGGTGTCGCTCGCGAGCGAGGAGCGGGCGCGCAAGTCGATCGGCGAGCTGCGCGACTTCGTCGCCGCGCTGGAGGCTCGCGACGAGGAGCGTGCGTTCGCGATCTGCGTTGCCCACGTCGAGGCGGCAGCGGAGGCCGCGCTGAAGGCCATCGCGCCCAGGGACGCGTGA
- a CDS encoding SDR family NAD(P)-dependent oxidoreductase, producing the protein MSGELAGQVVLVTGAGRGIGAAAATLIAKRGGAVGVLDISAELAEATAAAITADGGKALALVADASDRDAVFAAAAELRAAFGPLTGVVNDAIWIRYEPIADVAEETLDRMLAVGVKGAFWGVQALLANREDRPAAVVNLASPVADLGTAGTASYTAVKGAIAALTRQLAVELGAQGIRVNAVTPGAVPTPGARSIVDEAGYAKRRAQTPLGRLGAEAEIAAGIAFLLGPDASFITGEILHVDGGITAKSL; encoded by the coding sequence ATGTCAGGTGAACTTGCCGGCCAGGTGGTCCTGGTCACCGGCGCCGGGCGCGGAATCGGCGCCGCGGCGGCAACACTGATCGCAAAGCGGGGCGGCGCCGTGGGGGTGCTCGACATCTCCGCGGAGCTCGCCGAAGCGACCGCCGCCGCGATTACCGCCGACGGCGGCAAGGCGCTGGCGCTGGTCGCCGACGCCTCCGACCGGGATGCCGTCTTCGCCGCCGCGGCAGAGCTGCGCGCCGCCTTCGGTCCGCTGACCGGCGTCGTGAACGACGCGATCTGGATCCGTTACGAGCCGATCGCCGACGTCGCCGAGGAGACGCTCGACCGGATGCTGGCGGTCGGCGTCAAGGGCGCATTCTGGGGCGTGCAGGCACTGCTGGCCAACCGAGAGGACCGGCCGGCGGCCGTGGTCAATCTCGCCTCGCCGGTCGCCGATCTCGGCACGGCGGGCACCGCCTCCTACACCGCCGTGAAGGGGGCGATTGCCGCCCTCACCCGACAGCTGGCCGTGGAGCTCGGCGCGCAAGGAATCCGCGTGAATGCGGTTACCCCCGGCGCCGTGCCCACTCCGGGCGCCCGCTCGATCGTCGACGAGGCCGGCTACGCCAAGCGGCGCGCCCAGACGCCGCTCGGCCGGCTCGGTGCGGAGGCGGAGATCGCCGCCGGGATCGCCTTCCTGCTTGGCCCCGATGCCTCGTTCATCACCGGCGAGATCCTGCACGTCGACGGCGGCATCACCGCCAAGTCGCTCTGA
- a CDS encoding nitric oxide reductase activation protein NorD: MSGAAHLTLLSTPEDSPVTLAHRIIGQREALRVPFREAFEVVSRRADTDERDRWCSAVLAMANANAGPTALLAGWQLSREQISRIGPDRISALLNSATDTCKRAGAKAAASLLREAPLALRILGDPEALLAWGRIVTDLAEEMPAAVLPLLTETGRILSQTDIEGFRIWVEAGRRATERDRLSQIAFFSLEDPGALRLLSRSGRGQPFDRLEKRLSTYATALYGRPAALRSFEPSIDATAPSRANIAGGLMRLPLRFPAPEDDQDRIFLAAVAHIGAHLEFSRIRFEVGKLRPLQIALVNLAEDHRVETLAARSLPGLAGLWRSFHTIAADTPATTDNLLARIARALADPGFEDDDWAVSKARALFAERADRLEDPQISREFGSLLGNDFGQRRLQFNWKTYAVEPIYRDDGLGLWELPEDDAPPETIEMFTDAARPEESDNPPEREDGRPDPDLEPAELRPISSEDGLPIARYPEWDYRANDLRHEWACVCETPATLGSPSELGRLTEPFASVHEKLVRQIRSARIGRAERLKRQPDGDVLDLEAAIEHTVKRRLGELGDDRLFVRRKRQARDLSTLVLLDVSQSTGDRPSLSTATVLELELAATALLGRAMDDIGDCIAIRSFASNGRDDVRISCLKDFDERFDDTVAARLAGARSGLSTRLGAAIRHATVEIAPERAYRRLIAVITDGEPSDIDVTDSDYLAYDAQHAVRAARRLGVDVVCIALSTAHLATAKRVFGAGHVFPVSRIDTLPTALSAIIFRLATR, encoded by the coding sequence ATGTCCGGCGCCGCGCATCTCACGCTGTTATCGACGCCGGAGGACAGTCCGGTCACGCTGGCCCACCGCATCATCGGCCAGCGCGAGGCGCTGCGTGTCCCGTTCCGGGAAGCCTTCGAAGTCGTGTCGCGACGAGCCGACACGGATGAACGCGACCGCTGGTGCAGCGCGGTCCTGGCCATGGCCAACGCGAACGCCGGTCCGACCGCTCTTCTGGCTGGATGGCAACTGAGCCGCGAGCAGATAAGCCGCATCGGGCCGGACCGCATATCGGCACTGCTGAACTCTGCGACTGACACCTGCAAGCGTGCCGGGGCGAAGGCCGCAGCCTCGTTGCTGCGGGAGGCACCGCTGGCGCTGCGGATCCTCGGCGACCCGGAAGCACTCCTGGCATGGGGCCGGATCGTGACGGATCTTGCCGAAGAGATGCCGGCGGCGGTTCTGCCGCTCCTGACGGAGACCGGCCGCATCCTCTCGCAAACTGACATCGAGGGGTTCCGGATCTGGGTGGAGGCGGGCCGCCGTGCCACCGAACGAGACCGGTTGAGCCAGATCGCGTTCTTTTCGCTGGAAGATCCCGGCGCCCTGCGGCTTCTGTCACGATCCGGTCGCGGTCAACCCTTCGACCGGCTGGAGAAGCGTCTTTCAACCTATGCCACGGCGCTTTATGGACGGCCCGCGGCGCTCCGTTCGTTCGAACCGTCCATCGATGCGACAGCCCCATCCCGCGCCAACATCGCCGGCGGGCTGATGCGTCTCCCGCTGCGCTTCCCGGCACCTGAGGATGACCAGGACCGGATCTTTCTCGCCGCTGTCGCCCACATCGGCGCGCACCTTGAGTTCAGTCGCATCCGGTTCGAAGTCGGCAAGCTGCGCCCGCTGCAGATCGCGCTCGTCAACCTAGCTGAGGACCACCGCGTCGAGACGCTGGCGGCGCGCAGTCTGCCGGGACTTGCCGGTCTGTGGCGCTCCTTCCACACGATCGCTGCCGACACGCCGGCGACCACGGACAACCTGCTTGCGCGCATCGCCCGGGCGCTTGCCGATCCCGGGTTCGAGGACGACGACTGGGCGGTCTCCAAGGCCCGCGCCCTCTTTGCGGAGCGGGCCGACCGGCTGGAGGATCCGCAGATCTCCCGGGAGTTCGGATCGCTGCTGGGCAACGACTTCGGCCAGCGCCGGCTCCAGTTCAACTGGAAGACCTATGCGGTCGAGCCGATCTACCGGGACGACGGGCTCGGGCTCTGGGAATTGCCCGAGGATGATGCTCCGCCCGAAACGATCGAGATGTTCACCGACGCCGCCCGTCCGGAGGAAAGCGACAACCCGCCCGAACGCGAGGACGGCCGGCCCGACCCGGATCTGGAGCCGGCCGAGCTACGTCCGATCTCGTCAGAAGACGGCCTCCCGATCGCTCGCTATCCCGAGTGGGATTACCGCGCCAACGACCTTCGGCACGAATGGGCCTGCGTGTGCGAGACGCCGGCGACGCTGGGCTCCCCCTCCGAGCTGGGACGGCTCACCGAGCCGTTCGCCTCGGTGCACGAGAAACTCGTCCGGCAGATCCGTTCGGCCCGGATCGGCCGCGCGGAGCGGTTGAAGCGTCAGCCTGATGGCGACGTTCTGGATCTTGAGGCCGCCATCGAACACACGGTGAAACGGCGGCTTGGCGAACTGGGTGACGACCGTCTCTTCGTGCGCCGCAAACGTCAGGCGCGGGACCTCTCGACCCTCGTTCTTCTCGACGTCTCCCAGTCCACGGGTGACCGACCCTCCCTCTCCACCGCAACAGTGCTGGAGCTGGAACTCGCGGCAACCGCCCTCCTCGGCCGCGCGATGGACGACATCGGGGACTGCATTGCGATTCGCAGCTTCGCGTCGAACGGACGCGACGACGTCCGTATCTCCTGCCTGAAAGATTTCGACGAGCGCTTCGACGATACCGTGGCGGCCCGGCTTGCCGGGGCGCGTTCCGGACTTTCAACGCGCCTCGGCGCCGCGATCCGTCACGCCACGGTCGAGATCGCGCCCGAACGCGCCTACCGGCGGCTGATCGCCGTGATCACGGACGGCGAGCCGTCCGACATCGACGTCACCGATTCCGACTATCTCGCCTACGATGCCCAGCACGCGGTGCGCGCGGCGCGGCGCCTCGGCGTCGACGTCGTCTGCATCGCGCTCTCCACGGCCCATCTTGCGACCGCCAAGCGCGTGTTCGGCGCGGGCCACGTCTTTCCGGTCAGCCGTATCGACACGCTGCCGACCGCGCTCTCCGCGATCATCTTCCGGCTGGCAACGCGCTGA
- a CDS encoding SDR family NAD(P)-dependent oxidoreductase, which yields MATGSEAAPVAAITGGAGGIGEATVARLVRDGWQVVVLDRDVDQAKAVAERQGVIAHEIDLADTRSIRDAAQWVEREVGPCRGLAAVAAHLENPHMPEDQDADEWDAIVRVNLTGTFRTLTEFGQGMLARRAGSIVTIGSITAFNSSPLQAYGPTKAAILNMSRNFAVAWGRRGIRVNCVCPGPTRTPAVEASYARGERSPDTMIRETALGRLVMPEQVANAIGFLLSDDAGAITGIELPVDAGVLATQVWGLYGGVPQPADD from the coding sequence ATGGCGACCGGAAGCGAAGCCGCCCCCGTCGCCGCGATCACCGGCGGCGCCGGCGGGATCGGCGAGGCGACGGTCGCCCGCCTCGTCCGCGACGGCTGGCAGGTCGTGGTGCTCGACCGGGACGTGGACCAGGCTAAGGCCGTGGCCGAGCGCCAGGGCGTCATCGCCCACGAGATCGACCTGGCCGACACGCGCTCGATCCGCGACGCCGCCCAATGGGTGGAGCGTGAGGTCGGGCCATGCCGCGGCCTCGCGGCCGTGGCGGCGCATCTGGAAAACCCGCACATGCCGGAAGATCAGGACGCCGACGAGTGGGACGCGATCGTGCGGGTCAATCTGACCGGCACCTTCCGCACGCTGACCGAGTTCGGCCAGGGCATGCTCGCCCGCCGGGCCGGCTCCATCGTCACCATCGGCTCCATCACCGCCTTCAACTCCAGCCCGCTGCAGGCCTACGGGCCGACCAAGGCCGCGATCCTCAACATGTCGCGCAATTTCGCCGTCGCCTGGGGCCGGCGGGGCATCCGGGTGAACTGCGTCTGTCCCGGGCCGACGCGGACGCCAGCCGTCGAGGCGAGCTACGCCCGCGGCGAGCGCAGCCCGGACACGATGATCCGGGAGACCGCGCTCGGGCGCCTGGTCATGCCGGAGCAGGTGGCGAATGCAATCGGTTTCCTGCTGTCGGACGACGCCGGCGCGATCACCGGGATCGAGCTGCCGGTCGATGCGGGCGTGCTGGCGACCCAGGTCTGGGGCCTCTATGGCGGCGTTCCGCAGCCGGCCGACGACTGA